The sequence TCGAGCCGGGCACAGCTCATCCGGCAGTTCCTCGGCGAATCGGTGTTCCTGTCGTTCTGCTCCGTTGTGCTGGCTTTGGCTCTGATCGAGCTGTCCCTGCCTTTCCTGAACGAATATATCGGGTATATTTTCGACTTCGATTATCCGCACAACGGGTTATTTTTATTGGAACTGGCTGGAGTGGCTCTGTTTACCGGTGTTTTTGCCGGAATTTACCCGGCCTTTTTTCTGTCTTCTTTCAAGCCGGCGGCAATCCTCAAGGGTGTCCTGAAAGATGGGTGCCGGGGCCTCTGGCTCAGGCGTTCGTTCATCGTACTGCAGTATGCGATCTCAATCCTCCTGATAACCTACACTTTCTTCGTGGTCAGGCAGATCGATTACATGCGCAGCCGGAACCTGGGTTTTGAAAAAAACCAGGTGCTGATCCTGCCGCTGTACGGGGAGATGCAGACAAAATTGGAATCCCTGCGCCACGAGCTGTCGCTGAACCCGTCCGTAACCGGCGTCACGGTTGCAAATGCCAGCCTGGGCGATCCGCTTCGCGAGAATGCATTGGATTACCAGGGGAAACCTCCCACAGAGCAATGGAGCGTCCCCAATATGGCTGTAGACTTCGATTTCATCCCGTTTTACAGGCTGGAACTACTCGCCGGCCGCAATTTCCGCCAGAATGCCGCCGGAGATTCGAGTATTTCATTCATCCTGAACGAATCGCTGGTGAAAAAAATCGGCTGGACAGTCCAGTCCGCCGTGGGCCAGCCGTTCTACCTGGATGCCGCCGGGACCGTCATCGGCGTGGTGCGGGATTTCAATTTCCAATCACTGCATCACGCGATCGAGCCTCTGGTGCTTGTCTATGACCCGATGAACGTGCAGGGATACCATTTCCTGCGATGCGTCTCGGTAAAAATCAGGCCGGAAAACACACCGGCCACGCTGGAATGGCTGAAAGACCTCTGGGCGCGCAACTGCCCGATGGAGCCGTTCAGCTATTCGTTCCTGGATGATGATTTTGCCAGCAAGTACGAATCGGAGATGATGATCGGACGGATGACCGGGGTCTTCTCGGCCCTGGCCGTTTTCATCGCCTGCCTCGGCCTTTTGGGGCTGATCTCGTTCGCGGCCGAGAGCCGGACCAAGGAGATCGGGGTGCGTAAGGTGATGGGGGCTTCGGTGGGTGACATTATCCTGCTGCTGTCGCGCGAATTCCTGCTCCTGTTGGGGCTGTCTGTCCTGATCGCCTGGCCGGTGGCCTGGTACATGACCGCGCGCTGGCTGGAAAGGTTCGCCTACAGGATCAGCCTCGACGGCTGGACTTTTGTCCTGGCCGGGGCCATTGCCCTGGCCGTGGCCGCGGCCACGGTCAGTTTCCAGGCGTTCAAGGCCGCCACCGCCGACCCGGTCAAGGCGCTGCGCTACGAATAGCAATGTCTATGATCTACTATATATTACAACCATCCCACCGAAGGTAACCAGCGGATCATTCGGACTACCCCCTGGGCCAAGAGGAAGCACCCCAGCCTGGAGTACTACCTGGTGGGCTGGATCGGCACTCCGGGAGAGATGCGTCTTGTTCTTCAGGTGGAAGAGGTGACCGGCCTTAACGTGCTCCGGATGAACTACACTCCTCCGGAGGGATTCAGCGAGACCTCCTCACTGGGCCTCCTGATGAAGAACGGCTGGGGAGTGGACCCGTACACCTGCCTCAACCTGGTATCAGTGAGCTTCGAGCGTCTGAGGCCCGGAGAGAAGGTGGAGCTGTTCGAGGACAGTGAAACTGGGGAAAGATCTTTCTGGTGACTATGATGGCAGGTGGCCTGAGACCCCAGATCGTGATCATCCACTGAGTGTGAGGGGCTGACTATAGGGAGAGTGCAGTCGGCCCGTTTTACGTTCCGGCCTGGCCGCTCTCAGGACGATTCAGGTGAACAATTCCTGCCGCCGGGGTACGAAGACCCGGGAACCCGGATCGTTCGTCACAAAGCCTCTGATTGAATACGGTTTACCGGCATCGGTCGGCCCCGCACCCTGATAAAAGATAACCCTCGACAGCAGTCAAGCCGCCTATGGCATTTTGCATGAACGAGCTGTATCTTCCCACCACTCGCCAGAGGGCATCCGTCCTGCTTTCCAGTCAACATATAGTCAACTGCTGGTGCCGGGAAAACCTGATCGATCATTACGAGGCTCCGGGCATTGGCAAAAGAAGAACTGTCAGGCTGATCAGCATCGGGGATTAAGTGGGTTTCTGGAGAGGACAAAAGTATCGTCCCGGTCCAAAAGAGGTTCCGGATCAAGCCACGAATCATCTGACTGTTTCAGCGGTGGGTGTGGTCAAAAGAGCTATGGAGTCGAGGTCCAAGGATTATGTATTCATAAACCCGAATACTGGCTCCCGCTACACACCATCCGGAAGACTTTTGACCGGGCGGTCCTGAGGGTGGGTCTTACAACGATAGACGGCCGGAAGCTCTGCTTCCACGACCTGCGGAGGATCTTCTCCAGCTGGGCGATTGAGAACGGCGCCGGGATGGAGACTGTCTTCCACTGTCCGGGTCACAGATAGATCACCACGACGCAGCGGTACATTACCCTGGATCACAGATCGATCGGGAAAAAGCTCGAGGTAATGCCACAGCTCAGGGTGGTGGTGTCACAATAAAAAGTCCCTGCCGCATGACGGCAGGGACCCGATACGATACACAGCCGGTTCTGGCAAGAATTGGCAAGATTACCGGGATGACCGCCTGCCTTTCTTGCCGGCAACCGCCGTAACTGCCTGAAAAATATGGTGGGCGCTACTGGGTTCGAACCAGTGACCTCCTGCTTGTAAGACCGGAAGGTTAAGTATCCCCACAATACCAGCCTCTTACTCTAACTGAATCCTTACAGAGATTTACCTTCCCTTGTTTTACCTCAGCAAACCATTTATATTAGCCCAAAGGTGGGAAATATGGTGGGAATTATATTTGTTTTACTATCGCCTTAAGGGGGAATCAATGAAACGGATCAAGACCAATTATCCCGGTGTTTATTACCGTCTGGTTGAACGGACCGGAGGCAGCGGAAAAGAAAAGGTTTTTTACATTCGTTTCAAACAAAAAAGCATAGTCGTAGAGGAGAAAGTTGGCCGACAATTCGTTGATGATATGACGGCTGCTAAAGCGGCTCGGCTTAGGGGCGAACGGATCGAGGGAAAGCGCCTCTCCCGCAAAGAGACTGAAGCGGTCAAGCGGGCTGAGAAAGAGGCAGAGAAAGCGCGTCCTACAATCTCCCGGCTATGGGAGGCGTACAAGGCGGGCAAGCCTGAAAGCAAATCTCTTCGCAGTGATGAATTGATGTTCCTGAAACATATTGCTCCTATGCTGGGTGAAAAAACACCGGAAGAACTGGTGCCCCTGGACCTGGACCGGCTACGGATCAAACTTCAAAAGAATTATTCGAATCAGACGATTGCCTACATTCTCAAGTTGGTCAAGCGGCTGGTGAACTTCGGCCACAGGAAACAGCTATGCGGCCCCCTCTCCATTGAAGTGGAAATACCAAAGGTAAACAATATCAAGACTGAAGACCTAACACCGGAGCAATTAAAGAAGCTTGTCGAACTATTGGACTCCGACAAAAACGTAACTGTTGCCCGACTGATGAAGAT is a genomic window of bacterium containing:
- a CDS encoding ABC transporter permease; translation: MFSNYLKVALRNILRHKLYSAINIAGLAVGIAAFMVIVLWVQFNLSFDGFHKNADRIYKVINILNFGGRSPQHVGLTPPPMGPSLLNDYPEVEAYCRIMGTGRLTIEKQGKPIYIKSYSTVDSTIFDIFTFEALAGDLKSSLSEPNSLVLTDETAQHIFGNRNPVGEHLKTVDGQECKVTAVVKKFPRNSHFQFDALMSFSTVKAEWLDNYSNCALNTYLLLKKGTDPRALEAKLPGFMKKYSPEFADNFIFYLQPLREIHLHSARINYQMNWNPMDKSYVQIFSAVAVLILVIACLNFMNLATARSARRTREVGLRKVLGSSRAQLIRQFLGESVFLSFCSVVLALALIELSLPFLNEYIGYIFDFDYPHNGLFLLELAGVALFTGVFAGIYPAFFLSSFKPAAILKGVLKDGCRGLWLRRSFIVLQYAISILLITYTFFVVRQIDYMRSRNLGFEKNQVLILPLYGEMQTKLESLRHELSLNPSVTGVTVANASLGDPLRENALDYQGKPPTEQWSVPNMAVDFDFIPFYRLELLAGRNFRQNAAGDSSISFILNESLVKKIGWTVQSAVGQPFYLDAAGTVIGVVRDFNFQSLHHAIEPLVLVYDPMNVQGYHFLRCVSVKIRPENTPATLEWLKDLWARNCPMEPFSYSFLDDDFASKYESEMMIGRMTGVFSALAVFIACLGLLGLISFAAESRTKEIGVRKVMGASVGDIILLLSREFLLLLGLSVLIAWPVAWYMTARWLERFAYRISLDGWTFVLAGAIALAVAAATVSFQAFKAATADPVKALRYE
- a CDS encoding site-specific integrase codes for the protein MKRIKTNYPGVYYRLVERTGGSGKEKVFYIRFKQKSIVVEEKVGRQFVDDMTAAKAARLRGERIEGKRLSRKETEAVKRAEKEAEKARPTISRLWEAYKAGKPESKSLRSDELMFLKHIAPMLGEKTPEELVPLDLDRLRIKLQKNYSNQTIAYILKLVKRLVNFGHRKQLCGPLSIEVEIPKVNNIKTEDLTPEQLKKLVELLDSDKNVTVARLMKIALFTGMRRGELFRLKWGDVNFQRDNITLHDPKGGQDQTIPLNSAARELLELHKTGRGESEYVFPGRGGNMRVDIKKEANRIKKAAGLPDSFRALHGLRHVYASMMASSGKVDMYTLQKLLTHKSPQMTQRYAHLRDEALRNAANLAGELVEQAVKSLDKKHAEKKGA